One Mesorhizobium sp. J428 DNA segment encodes these proteins:
- a CDS encoding EAL domain-containing protein, whose translation MTGRLIFDNEILVDEIGLRTARYRDVHIKSAYQPVWRFRDGVLRARSVEAFARVFREGVAVPAVEFLAQVAPEERFYVEWLCQTLHLENYPNIGASGVELFFNYDPGVNTDLDRSVAQLDEMAERLGRLGVDAGLLVCEITQADTVDRDTFVRLAAEIRRLGMRLAIDGFGVANATLDHVRAVAPEFVKFDGAFLRRVMEEPAALHLLSRLSNSLKAAGALVIFEGLETPSQLVTGIETGADYLQGFLLGKPELAGSHFDDRPWRIEHFTGLGDRVVPLYAAS comes from the coding sequence TTGACCGGTCGATTGATCTTCGACAACGAAATTCTGGTTGACGAGATCGGCCTGCGCACAGCGCGGTATCGTGACGTCCACATCAAGTCCGCCTATCAGCCGGTCTGGCGTTTCCGCGACGGCGTGCTGCGCGCGCGGTCCGTCGAGGCGTTCGCACGCGTGTTTCGGGAGGGCGTCGCCGTGCCGGCGGTCGAATTCCTGGCTCAGGTCGCGCCGGAGGAGAGGTTCTACGTCGAGTGGCTGTGTCAGACGCTCCACCTTGAGAATTATCCAAATATCGGCGCTTCCGGCGTCGAGCTGTTCTTCAACTACGACCCCGGGGTGAACACCGATCTCGACAGGTCGGTCGCTCAGCTCGACGAGATGGCGGAACGCCTTGGACGCCTCGGCGTGGACGCAGGGCTGCTCGTCTGCGAGATAACGCAGGCTGACACGGTGGATCGCGACACATTCGTGCGCCTGGCGGCCGAGATCCGTCGCCTCGGCATGAGGCTCGCCATCGACGGCTTTGGGGTGGCCAATGCCACGCTCGACCATGTCAGGGCCGTCGCGCCCGAATTCGTCAAGTTCGACGGCGCCTTCCTGCGCCGCGTGATGGAGGAGCCGGCCGCGCTGCACCTGCTTTCCCGGCTGTCGAACAGCCTCAAGGCGGCCGGAGCGCTGGTGATCTTCGAGGGGCTGGAGACGCCGTCCCAGCTCGTGACCGGGATCGAAACCGGCGCGGACTATCTGCAGGGCTTTCTCCTCGGCAAGCCGGAACTCGCCGGATCGCATTTCGACGACAGGCCATGGCGGATCGAGCATTTCACCGGCCTCGGCGACCGCGTCGTGCCGCTCTACGCCGCCAGCTGA
- a CDS encoding EAL domain-containing protein, protein MLRSAFQPIFSFVNGKLVPVAFEGLLRPSRNGAAAAPGVFFGLIPPIDRMHVETLSRTLHLLNAGKFLHPSARVFINFDPSVFSDRELTEAALRDMRLVLHEAEVAPERIVCEVTEQRTASQSTLFSFVEALRKHGFSIAVDDFGAEDSDIHRIERLKPDVVKFDAHWINWLMNSGPGYALLAGMVESFTRQGIRTVFEGIEHGWQLELAEKSGVSMVQGYAIAYPETVPAVFPFPSPEVAVVERGEAKAHPSAAAPAALPRRAPSFGRRGSTPG, encoded by the coding sequence GTGCTTCGCAGCGCGTTCCAGCCGATCTTTTCCTTCGTGAACGGAAAACTCGTTCCTGTCGCCTTCGAGGGGCTGCTGAGGCCATCGCGAAACGGTGCGGCGGCTGCGCCCGGCGTCTTCTTCGGCCTGATCCCGCCGATCGACCGGATGCATGTCGAGACGTTGTCGCGGACGCTGCATCTCCTCAACGCCGGCAAGTTTCTGCATCCGTCGGCGAGGGTGTTCATCAATTTCGATCCGTCGGTGTTCAGCGACAGGGAACTGACAGAAGCTGCGCTGCGCGACATGCGGCTCGTGCTCCACGAGGCGGAGGTCGCGCCGGAGAGAATCGTCTGCGAGGTGACGGAGCAGCGGACGGCCTCTCAATCCACGCTGTTCTCCTTCGTCGAGGCGCTGCGCAAGCACGGATTCAGCATCGCCGTCGACGATTTCGGCGCGGAGGATTCCGACATCCACCGGATCGAGCGTCTGAAGCCCGACGTCGTCAAGTTCGACGCGCACTGGATCAACTGGCTGATGAACTCCGGCCCAGGCTACGCGCTGCTCGCCGGCATGGTCGAGTCCTTCACGCGGCAGGGCATCCGCACGGTCTTCGAGGGCATCGAGCACGGCTGGCAGCTCGAGCTCGCCGAGAAGAGCGGCGTGTCGATGGTGCAGGGCTATGCGATCGCCTATCCCGAGACCGTCCCTGCTGTCTTTCCTTTTCCCTCGCCTGAAGTCGCTGTGGTCGAGCGCGGCGAGGCCAAAGCCCACCCTTCGGCAGCGGCGCCGGCCGCACTGCCACGACGGGCACCCTCGTTCGGCCGTCGAGGTTCCACTCCCGGTTAA
- a CDS encoding pyridoxal phosphate-dependent aminotransferase — protein sequence MAFLADVLSRVKPSATIAVTQKARELKAKGRDVISLGAGEPDFDTPDNVKNAAIEAIRRGETKYPPVSGIVPLREAIAAKFKRENNLDYKPEQTIVGTGGKQILFNAFMATLNPGDEVVIPTPYWVSYPEMVAICGGTPVFAPTTIDNGFKLTAAALEKAITPKTKWLVMNSPSNPSGAAYTRDELRALADVLLKHPHVWTLTDDMYEHLTYGDFVFTTLAEVEPALYDRTLTMNGVSKAYAMTGWRIGYAAGPVQLIKAMDMIQGQQTSGACTIAQWASVEALNGPQDFVHKNKAIFQARRDLVVSMLNQARGINCPVPEGAFYVYPSCEGVIGKKGPSGKVIATDEDFVSELLEAEGVAVVHGSAFGLGPNFRISYAASEKTLEEACIRIQRFTNSL from the coding sequence ATGGCGTTCCTGGCCGACGTCCTTTCCCGTGTGAAGCCTTCCGCGACCATCGCGGTGACCCAGAAGGCCCGGGAACTGAAAGCGAAAGGCCGGGACGTGATTTCGCTCGGTGCGGGCGAGCCGGATTTCGACACGCCGGACAACGTCAAGAACGCGGCGATCGAGGCGATCCGCCGCGGCGAGACGAAGTATCCGCCGGTGTCCGGCATCGTCCCGCTGCGCGAGGCGATCGCCGCCAAGTTCAAGCGCGAGAACAATCTCGACTACAAGCCGGAGCAGACCATCGTCGGCACCGGCGGCAAGCAGATTCTGTTCAACGCCTTCATGGCGACGCTGAACCCCGGCGACGAGGTGGTGATCCCGACACCCTACTGGGTGAGCTATCCGGAGATGGTGGCGATCTGCGGCGGCACGCCCGTGTTTGCGCCGACGACGATCGACAACGGCTTCAAGCTCACCGCCGCCGCGCTGGAGAAGGCGATCACGCCGAAGACGAAATGGCTGGTGATGAACTCACCGTCCAACCCGTCGGGTGCCGCCTACACGCGTGACGAACTCAGGGCGCTTGCCGACGTGCTGCTCAAGCATCCGCATGTGTGGACGCTGACGGACGACATGTACGAGCACCTGACCTATGGCGATTTCGTCTTCACGACGCTCGCCGAGGTGGAACCGGCGCTCTACGACCGCACCCTGACGATGAACGGCGTGTCGAAGGCCTATGCCATGACCGGCTGGCGCATCGGCTACGCGGCCGGCCCCGTGCAGCTCATCAAGGCGATGGACATGATCCAGGGCCAGCAGACCTCGGGCGCCTGCACCATCGCGCAGTGGGCCTCGGTCGAGGCGCTGAACGGGCCGCAGGACTTCGTGCACAAGAACAAGGCGATCTTCCAGGCGCGCCGCGACCTCGTCGTGTCGATGCTGAACCAGGCCCGCGGCATCAACTGCCCGGTGCCGGAAGGTGCCTTCTACGTCTACCCCTCCTGCGAGGGCGTGATCGGCAAGAAGGGTCCGTCGGGCAAGGTGATCGCGACCGACGAGGACTTCGTCTCCGAGCTGCTCGAGGCGGAAGGCGTGGCGGTGGTGCACGGCTCGGCCTTCGGCCTCGGCCCCAACTTCCGCATCTCCTACGCAGCGTCGGAGAAGACGCTCGAAGAGGCCTGCATCCGCATCCAGCGTTTCACCAACTCGCTGTGA
- a CDS encoding SemiSWEET family sugar transporter, with protein MNLPVELIGSAAAVITSLCWVPQMVKMFRERQTAGVSLIANGAFASGVFLWLVYGILIGSWPLIGANLVTLACALSIVALKLRYG; from the coding sequence ATGAACCTCCCCGTCGAACTGATCGGCAGCGCGGCCGCCGTCATCACCTCGCTCTGCTGGGTGCCGCAGATGGTGAAGATGTTCCGCGAGCGGCAGACGGCCGGCGTGTCGCTGATCGCCAACGGCGCCTTCGCCTCCGGCGTTTTCCTTTGGCTAGTCTATGGCATCCTGATCGGCTCCTGGCCGTTGATCGGCGCCAATCTGGTGACGCTCGCCTGTGCGTTGAGCATCGTGGCTTTGAAGCTCCGTTACGGTTGA
- a CDS encoding caspase family protein: MARWRNLLARWTVLAIFLVLSTAGLAQDKPLKGVALVVGQSRYASLAPLPNPANDARQIAAMLEKLGFEVETLMDADARGLSGALGGFEERARGADVALVYYSGHGVEAGGENFLVPVDALPSEPKGFASATKLLERLQKSVPVTIVLLDACRNNPFPAGTTLLDDNGRPQPIAATGLGASRGVTPFASDPGKPDSVGAIVGFAAEPGKVALDGEPGGTSPYATALLKHLSAQGLHFADIMTLVAEEVYLDSDGRQVPWTNASLRRQLYFGGSAEPAADERTPIRTERRGLLLTIASLSSVDRAQVAAVAREKSVPMGLLFAALRAAGDHAPKAPDEFDRLLRAQGEFAQERLAASGAKLSDPDLARLAALADEAVREGALDAATEFHRQARARMDALSDGLAAVETGAAELRKERASVYAASAATWLLKFEHAKAADDFARAFAEVERVDDGLAVRYKLAQAKALADQGYYGADNAALDAGIEAFRDAADLAPLRRNPVDWLKAQAGLGNALATRGDREADSERLTEAVETLRDAITAAPADTPVDLQVDLKSELAYALLLSGMRQPGIDQLDQASMVLGETTAQVPLDRQPALWGRLMHRMGAIQYEIGRRLADPTTLEAALGAVDAALQVRTRDTVPLDWMTSENNRAIILSELAARGAGNERIHEAIEAYQAVLEVGTRERGPLLWAETVANLGTAQALLAERTGEEGRISTRPLPPFGSPRKR, encoded by the coding sequence ATGGCACGCTGGAGGAACCTGCTGGCGCGTTGGACGGTCCTTGCGATTTTCCTGGTCCTGTCGACTGCCGGTCTTGCGCAGGACAAGCCGTTGAAGGGTGTGGCGCTGGTCGTCGGCCAGTCCCGCTACGCATCGCTGGCGCCGCTCCCTAACCCGGCCAACGACGCCCGCCAGATCGCAGCGATGCTCGAAAAGCTCGGCTTCGAAGTCGAGACGCTGATGGACGCCGACGCGCGAGGCCTCTCAGGCGCGCTCGGCGGCTTCGAGGAGCGCGCCCGCGGCGCGGACGTCGCGCTGGTCTACTATTCGGGCCATGGCGTGGAGGCCGGCGGCGAGAACTTCCTCGTGCCCGTCGACGCGCTCCCATCCGAACCCAAGGGGTTCGCTTCCGCGACGAAGCTCCTGGAACGACTCCAGAAATCCGTTCCCGTCACCATCGTCCTGCTCGATGCCTGCCGCAACAACCCATTTCCGGCGGGAACCACCCTCCTCGACGACAACGGCAGGCCGCAGCCGATCGCGGCGACGGGCTTGGGCGCGAGCCGCGGCGTCACGCCCTTTGCCTCCGATCCCGGCAAGCCGGATTCGGTCGGCGCCATCGTCGGCTTCGCGGCCGAGCCCGGCAAGGTGGCGCTCGACGGCGAGCCGGGCGGTACCAGCCCTTACGCCACCGCCCTGCTCAAGCACCTGTCGGCGCAGGGCCTGCACTTCGCCGACATCATGACGCTCGTCGCCGAGGAGGTCTATCTCGACTCTGACGGCCGCCAGGTTCCCTGGACCAATGCGAGCCTGCGCCGCCAGCTCTACTTCGGTGGCTCGGCCGAGCCGGCGGCCGACGAGCGCACGCCGATCAGGACCGAACGTCGCGGCCTGCTCCTCACCATCGCATCGCTCAGTTCCGTCGACCGGGCGCAGGTCGCCGCCGTCGCGCGCGAAAAGAGCGTGCCGATGGGCCTGCTGTTCGCAGCGCTACGCGCCGCCGGCGACCACGCGCCCAAAGCGCCGGACGAGTTCGACCGGTTGCTGCGGGCGCAGGGAGAGTTCGCCCAGGAACGCCTCGCCGCTTCCGGCGCAAAACTGAGCGACCCGGACCTCGCGCGCCTCGCCGCTCTCGCCGACGAGGCCGTGCGCGAGGGCGCGCTCGATGCCGCGACCGAATTCCATCGCCAAGCGCGCGCGCGCATGGATGCGCTGTCGGACGGCCTGGCCGCCGTCGAGACCGGTGCTGCCGAGCTGCGCAAGGAGCGCGCCTCGGTCTACGCCGCCTCCGCTGCGACCTGGCTCCTGAAATTCGAGCACGCCAAGGCGGCGGACGACTTCGCCCGCGCCTTCGCGGAGGTCGAGCGCGTCGATGACGGCCTCGCCGTCCGCTACAAGCTCGCGCAGGCCAAGGCCCTTGCCGACCAGGGCTATTACGGCGCGGACAATGCAGCGCTCGACGCCGGCATCGAGGCGTTCCGCGACGCGGCCGACCTCGCGCCACTGCGCCGCAACCCCGTCGACTGGCTGAAAGCGCAGGCGGGCCTCGGCAACGCGCTCGCGACAAGGGGCGACCGGGAGGCCGATAGCGAGCGCCTGACCGAGGCGGTCGAAACCTTGCGCGACGCGATCACCGCGGCACCCGCGGACACGCCCGTCGACCTGCAGGTCGATCTCAAGTCGGAGCTCGCCTACGCGCTGCTTCTCTCCGGCATGCGCCAACCGGGCATAGATCAGCTCGACCAGGCGTCGATGGTCCTCGGCGAGACGACGGCGCAGGTGCCGCTCGACAGGCAGCCGGCCCTGTGGGGCCGGCTGATGCACCGCATGGGCGCGATCCAGTACGAAATCGGCCGACGCCTGGCCGATCCCACCACGCTCGAAGCCGCCCTCGGCGCGGTCGATGCGGCGCTGCAGGTGCGTACCCGCGACACCGTCCCGCTCGACTGGATGACCAGCGAAAACAACCGCGCCATCATCCTGTCCGAGCTCGCCGCGCGCGGCGCAGGCAACGAGCGTATCCATGAGGCGATCGAAGCCTATCAGGCTGTACTTGAAGTCGGCACGCGCGAGCGCGGTCCGCTTCTGTGGGCGGAGACGGTTGCAAACCTCGGGACCGCGCAGGCGCTGCTTGCCGAGCGGACAGGCGAAGAAGGAAGGATCTCGACGCGGCCCTTGCCTCCTTTCGGCTCGCCGCGGAAGAGATGA
- a CDS encoding tetratricopeptide repeat protein: protein MTRERAPLRWAALQDNIGIALRRQGEKTRDATMLNEAVAAFRLALEERRRGVVPADWAATSGHLASAYWNLAQVSKDADALERAIAAGRDAVEGTPRDTLPRDWAMLRNNLGGMLAELAAMKSDAALYVQAVGEYRQALEVFNPNEAAFDWARTTGALGETLLEAGKLGKDPALLQQAKETLDQTVEIWKVFGDEKRTRAAELLAGEAQLALLSLDVENKLKDAKSTAN, encoded by the coding sequence ATGACCCGCGAGCGTGCGCCGCTGCGCTGGGCGGCGTTGCAGGACAATATCGGCATTGCGCTGCGCCGGCAGGGCGAGAAGACGCGCGACGCCACGATGCTGAACGAAGCCGTCGCGGCGTTTCGTCTGGCACTCGAGGAGCGGCGTCGCGGCGTGGTTCCGGCCGACTGGGCAGCCACCAGCGGCCATCTCGCCAGCGCGTACTGGAACCTCGCGCAGGTATCGAAGGACGCCGACGCCCTGGAGCGCGCCATTGCCGCGGGCCGCGACGCCGTCGAGGGAACGCCGCGCGACACGCTTCCCCGCGACTGGGCGATGCTGCGCAACAATCTCGGCGGCATGCTCGCCGAACTGGCGGCGATGAAGAGCGACGCGGCCCTCTACGTCCAAGCCGTCGGCGAATATCGCCAGGCGCTCGAAGTGTTCAATCCCAACGAGGCCGCCTTTGACTGGGCGCGCACCACCGGGGCACTCGGCGAGACGCTCCTCGAAGCCGGCAAGCTCGGCAAGGACCCGGCCCTTCTCCAGCAGGCCAAAGAAACGCTCGACCAGACAGTGGAGATCTGGAAGGTGTTCGGCGACGAGAAGCGCACCCGCGCGGCCGAACTGCTCGCCGGCGAAGCGCAACTGGCGCTGCTGTCGCTCGACGTGGAGAATAAGCTGAAGGACGCCAAGAGCACTGCCAACTAA
- a CDS encoding caspase family protein, whose amino-acid sequence MRSADKREFRVNVGGRMATASLPMRRMIVRQALAALAACLIVFVATAAEAQDKALKGIALVIGQSSYAALPPLANPANDARLISGLLGDLGFEVSTVLDADHTRLSRALRRFAEDAEGSDVALLYFAGHGIEAGGENFLVPVDTAPDDPQGLVALSPLLSELQAAVPVTIMLLDACRTNPFPPGAMIAADGSSPAPVATAGLGALRGVVPMKKAGGTDPDTLGVVIGFAAEPGKAALDGAGGSSPYAAALAKHLPAAGFAFGDVMTMVTEEVYLATAARQLPWTNASLRRQLFFGLAPEEAKGDEAQIRGERRKLLLTIAATPLPTRHLVEQVASTHGVQMDELYGMLDVLGVDVAKRDADLGSQLEEGARRLKEIIASRDLQARTDPEIVRLGSLADQAEAEGAIRLALSLRERASTRAAEIDRALDEAEADIRKRRSELSRTFQDHAETALLNFDFETAALRYADAFGQIERYDVGRSYFLKVSEADAWADFGKRYANSDGLQRSLAAYETAWQVGRAAPNARRDAALRGNMAIVMTQLGERTMDAVWLQRAADIYQAILKEQPRERLPEDWAYTQLNLGSLYHIIGERTGDREALANAVRSFEGAAGIMTREVAPEQWAGLQMNLGNVHYTIANMDNDAKEFEKSYKAIERTLTIWTKEKTPHLWATAQSNLGGSYSAYGVTTGDTKFIYRGIAAHEAAMTVATREKSPDTWAQAQSNISSAYIGLGDLTGDPAFYRSAVSANRAARQVYTLENDAAAYAASYYNEGRVLLRIGRAENGLPALRAAEEALAIALRHVDRVQIPIQWARIRSVTGEVLRELGERGMDRDALIGARAAFEDARTTFRENGMGRSGQGFWEKQIAAIDAQLALPKP is encoded by the coding sequence ATGCGTTCCGCAGATAAGCGCGAGTTTCGTGTGAACGTGGGCGGCCGCATGGCGACGGCATCGCTCCCAATGCGGCGCATGATCGTCCGGCAGGCGCTCGCTGCGCTTGCGGCATGCCTGATCGTTTTCGTCGCGACGGCAGCCGAGGCGCAGGACAAGGCGCTGAAGGGCATCGCCCTCGTCATCGGCCAGTCGAGCTACGCCGCCTTACCCCCGCTCGCCAACCCCGCGAACGACGCCCGGCTGATCTCTGGCCTGCTCGGCGATCTCGGCTTCGAGGTGTCGACCGTGCTCGATGCCGACCACACCCGGCTCTCGCGGGCATTGCGCCGCTTCGCCGAGGATGCCGAGGGCTCCGACGTCGCCCTCCTCTATTTTGCCGGCCACGGCATCGAGGCGGGCGGCGAGAATTTCCTCGTGCCCGTCGACACGGCGCCGGATGACCCGCAGGGCCTCGTCGCCCTCTCCCCTCTCCTGTCCGAACTGCAGGCGGCCGTACCTGTCACGATCATGTTGCTGGACGCCTGCCGGACGAATCCTTTCCCGCCCGGTGCAATGATCGCGGCTGATGGGAGCTCTCCTGCGCCGGTGGCGACGGCCGGGCTTGGCGCGCTGCGCGGCGTCGTGCCGATGAAGAAAGCAGGCGGCACAGACCCCGACACACTTGGCGTCGTCATCGGCTTCGCGGCAGAGCCGGGCAAGGCCGCTCTGGACGGCGCCGGCGGATCGAGCCCTTACGCCGCAGCACTCGCCAAGCATCTGCCCGCCGCCGGCTTCGCCTTTGGCGACGTGATGACAATGGTGACGGAAGAAGTCTACCTCGCCACCGCCGCCCGACAACTGCCATGGACGAATGCGAGCCTGCGCCGACAGCTCTTCTTCGGCCTCGCGCCGGAGGAGGCGAAGGGCGACGAGGCGCAAATCCGCGGCGAGCGGCGCAAGCTGCTGCTCACCATCGCCGCGACGCCGCTGCCGACTCGCCATCTCGTCGAACAGGTCGCCAGCACCCATGGCGTGCAGATGGACGAACTCTACGGCATGCTCGACGTGCTGGGCGTTGATGTGGCGAAGAGGGACGCCGACCTCGGCTCGCAGCTCGAAGAGGGCGCGCGGCGGCTGAAGGAGATCATTGCTTCCCGCGATCTCCAGGCCCGGACCGACCCCGAGATCGTGCGGCTGGGCTCGCTCGCCGATCAGGCAGAGGCGGAAGGCGCAATCCGGTTGGCGCTTTCCCTGCGCGAGCGGGCAAGCACGCGTGCCGCCGAAATCGACAGGGCGCTCGACGAGGCCGAAGCCGACATCAGGAAGCGGCGGTCCGAGTTGTCACGGACGTTTCAGGACCACGCCGAGACCGCGCTGCTCAACTTCGATTTCGAGACGGCGGCGCTGCGTTATGCCGACGCCTTCGGTCAGATCGAGCGCTACGATGTCGGTCGCTCCTATTTCCTAAAGGTCTCGGAGGCCGACGCATGGGCTGATTTCGGCAAGCGCTATGCGAACAGCGACGGCCTGCAGCGTTCATTGGCGGCGTATGAAACGGCCTGGCAGGTCGGTCGTGCGGCGCCCAACGCTCGCCGTGATGCGGCGCTGCGCGGCAACATGGCGATCGTGATGACCCAACTCGGCGAGCGGACGATGGACGCGGTCTGGCTGCAGCGCGCCGCCGACATCTACCAGGCCATCCTGAAAGAGCAGCCCCGCGAGCGCCTACCTGAGGACTGGGCCTACACCCAGCTCAACCTCGGATCGCTCTACCACATCATCGGCGAGCGAACTGGCGACCGCGAGGCGCTGGCCAACGCGGTGCGCTCCTTCGAGGGTGCGGCCGGGATCATGACTCGCGAGGTTGCCCCCGAGCAATGGGCCGGTCTGCAGATGAATCTCGGTAACGTTCACTACACGATCGCCAATATGGACAACGACGCAAAGGAGTTCGAAAAATCCTACAAGGCGATCGAGCGCACGCTGACGATCTGGACCAAGGAGAAGACGCCCCACCTCTGGGCCACGGCCCAGTCCAACCTCGGCGGCTCCTATAGCGCCTATGGCGTGACCACGGGAGACACCAAGTTCATCTACCGCGGCATCGCCGCACACGAGGCGGCAATGACGGTGGCGACCCGCGAAAAATCGCCTGACACCTGGGCGCAGGCGCAGAGCAACATCTCGTCCGCCTACATCGGGCTCGGTGACCTCACCGGCGATCCGGCCTTCTATCGCAGCGCCGTCAGCGCCAATCGCGCAGCACGGCAAGTCTACACGCTTGAGAACGACGCCGCCGCCTACGCCGCCTCCTACTACAACGAGGGCCGGGTGCTGCTCAGGATCGGCCGGGCGGAGAACGGCCTGCCGGCGCTACGCGCGGCGGAGGAGGCGCTCGCCATCGCCCTGCGCCACGTCGACCGCGTGCAGATCCCGATCCAGTGGGCGCGTATCCGCTCGGTCACCGGCGAGGTGCTGCGCGAACTTGGTGAGCGCGGCATGGATCGCGACGCGCTCATCGGCGCCCGAGCCGCTTTCGAGGACGCCCGCACCACCTTTCGGGAGAATGGAATGGGCAGATCCGGTCAGGGCTTCTGGGAAAAGCAGATCGCCGCGATCGACGCGCAGCTGGCATTGCCGAAGCCCTGA